In Paenibacillus dendritiformis, the DNA window CTCGATGAACTGAACTCGGCGGCGAAGTCGTTCGAGCTCCAGCCGGAGAATAAATATCAGAAGCTGGACTTGAAAATATTCGTGCTTGATGTTGAAGGCGAAATCAGCGTCAAAGTATATGATGACAGCGATACGGTGCTCAATCATGTCAAGCTGTCGGCACAGGATAAAATCCAGGATATTTCCGTGGATATTGGCGGAAGCAAGAACATCCGGATCGAAGGTCAGACTTCTGTATTCGACAAAGGCAAAATTTTCGTGACCGGAAATTACCGGTAAGCTAATTATCGGACAGCGCCCCGCGGTCTCATTGCCCGGGGCGGTGCCCTAGCGGAAGTAAACGTTCTTGTCGCGGCGGCAAGAGCGTTTTTTATTTGGAGTTTTTCTGAAAAACACGAACAAATCATAAAGTTGAGATATTAATGTTCGGATTTATCGTTGACAAAATTCGAGTGCAAGCTATACAATGAGTACGTAACCTCATACGTGCTCTTTTTCGTATAATCCCGGGAATTGGCCCGGGAGTTTCTACGAGATCACCGTAAATGATCTGGCTACGAAGGATTTTGGCACCGGACTGCGCATACGTCTGTCCGAACGCTTTGCCCTGCCTGCCGCGGCGCGCTTTCCCATTGACAAGGGATGGGGCGCAGCGCTCAGGCGAATGGCGGGTGCAGCTTGCCGACCTTAGTAGCCGGAACTCGGGAGAATCTCCTGAGTTCTTTTTTTGTCCCTTGTAAGGGGAAGGTGCTGCGGAAGCGGGAAGTGCGGGATTAGGTTGCTCGGAACAGAGAGATTATCAGTTCATGGGGAGGATGTAAACGCATGGATCGCTTCTTCAAAATTAAGGAGCAAGGGTCGACGGTAAGAACGGAAATAATGGCAGGGATTACGACCTTCATGACGATGGCATATATTTTGGCCGTCAATCCGAACATTTTGACTGCTTTCGGCAAGACGGGCATGGAATGGTATCCAGTCTTTCTCGCGACTGCGATTGCCGCTGGGATTTTTACGATTGCGATGGGGATTTTCGTCAACTTCCCGGTCGCGTTGGCGCCGGGGATGGGACTTAACGCATATTTCGCTACGGTCATCGTATCGACGGCCGGCTCGGATCACCCGATTACTTGGCAGATGGCCTTGACCGCCGTATTCATTTCCGGGATTGTGTTCTTCCTGCTGACCGTCACGCATATTCGGCAGAAGCTGCTGGAAGCCGTGCCTGACGCGTTGAAGCATGCAATTACCGTTGGTATCGGATTGTTCATTACGATTGTCGGCTTGAAGAACAGCGGCCTGCTGTCGGTATCCGTCGAAGCGGTGAACGACGTGCCGAAGGGCGTATTTACGCCGCTGCAAGGCTTCGAGACCGTCTTCGGACTCGGAAGCTTCACCGACCCGAACGTGCTGCTCACGATTATCGGATTGGCGCTCATTTCGGTATTGATGATTTTGAACGTGCCGGGCGCGATTTTGTTCGGCATCCTCGGAACGGCCCTGATTGCCATTCCAATGGGATTGATTGATTTCAGCTCGCTGCAGGGCGCTCAATGGGTGCCTGACTTGACGCAAATGACGGTGTTCGAATTCGACTTCGCCGGCATTATGGGCGTCGGCATCGTGTCGATTATTTTGACCTTCACCTTCGTTGAATTGTTCGATACCTTCGGAACGCTGGTCGGCACGGCTAACCGTGCCGGCTTCATGAAGAACCGCGAAGAAGGCAACAAGCGCGTCGGCAAGGCCATGTTCGTCGATTCTATCGCGGTCGGCGGCGGCGCCGTGCTCGGCACAAGCACCGTGACGGCCTTCGTCGAGAGCTCGGCCGGGGTAGCCGCCGGCGGGCGTACCGGGTTGACCTCGGTCACGACGGGTATCTGCT includes these proteins:
- a CDS encoding NCS2 family permease produces the protein MDRFFKIKEQGSTVRTEIMAGITTFMTMAYILAVNPNILTAFGKTGMEWYPVFLATAIAAGIFTIAMGIFVNFPVALAPGMGLNAYFATVIVSTAGSDHPITWQMALTAVFISGIVFFLLTVTHIRQKLLEAVPDALKHAITVGIGLFITIVGLKNSGLLSVSVEAVNDVPKGVFTPLQGFETVFGLGSFTDPNVLLTIIGLALISVLMILNVPGAILFGILGTALIAIPMGLIDFSSLQGAQWVPDLTQMTVFEFDFAGIMGVGIVSIILTFTFVELFDTFGTLVGTANRAGFMKNREEGNKRVGKAMFVDSIAVGGGAVLGTSTVTAFVESSAGVAAGGRTGLTSVTTGICFLLALFLAPVIALIPGPATAAALIVVGVLMMQAVREINFNDLVIGIPAFMTITFMPFTYSIANGISFGILGYVLLAFVANVFGKGEQKYKIHWLMWILFVLVILRYVFMGGH